CCGTCGAGGATCCGGCGGCCGTCATCGGACGTGTAGTGCATGTCCTTGGCGCCCACGAGCATGCGGGGGCGCGCCTTGAACGCCTTGTTGGCGGTGAACGGCATCCACAGCGCGTCGAGCGCCGGGTCATGGGCCGCGATGGGCGCGGAGGCGGGGAGGGTCGTCATGCGGGGAAGATGGCCCGGCCTCGGACCCACCGGAAGCCGAACGGCGTTCCCGGCCGCGCGGGCCGCAACGACGAAGCGCCCGGTCCTGGGACCGGGCGCTCGGTTCGACGATGTGCATCGCGAGTGGCCAGGGGCGGAATCGAACCGCCGACACGCGGATTTTCAGTCCGCTGCTCTACCATCTGAGCTACCTGGCCAGAGTCTGGAAACCTAAGGGTGGCACTGCCATCCGCCAACCCCTTGGTGCCGGACGACTTGCCTCCTTCCACACTCGCCGGCCGGGCTCCTCGCCGTGCCGCCCCCCTGAGCGATTCCACACGAGCTATCTTCGACCAGACCTCAGCCCAACCCACATGCTGCGAACACTGCTCGCCGCCTGCCTCCTTGCCGCCCCTATCGTGGGCACCGCGCAGGGCGCCCCCCTGCGCGTCCCCGCCACCGTCGACACGCTCCCCAACGGCCTCACGCTCATCGTCCACGAGGACCCCAGTGTCCCCGTCGTGACGACCAACGTCTGGTTCCACGTCGGGTCCGGGGACGAGAAGGTCGGGCGCACCGGCTTCGCGCACCTCTTCGAGCACCTGATGTTCATGGGATCGAAGAACGCGCCGTATCCGCAGTTCGATCGCCTCCTCGAGGCCGCCGGGGCCAACAACAACGGCTCCACCAACGGCGACCGCACCAACTACTACGAGTCCGGCCCCACGAGCGCGCTCCCGCTCATGCTCTGGCTCGAGGCCGACCGCCTCGGCTGGCTCCTGGAGACCATGGATGGTCCCAAGGTCGACCTCCAGCGTGACGTCGTGAAGAACGAGCGGCGGCAGAGCTACGAGAACCAGCCGTATGGGCTCGCGTTCGAGAACCTCATGCCCGCGCTCTATCCGGCGGGCCATCCCTACTCATGGAGCACCATCGGCTCCATGACCGACCTGTCCGCCGCGTCGCTCGAGGATGTGAAGGACTTCTTCCGCACCTACTACGCGCCCAACAACGCGACGATCGTCGTCGCCGGTGCCGTGAAGGCCGATTCGGTGCGGCAGCTCGTGCGCGCGATGTTCAGCGAGATCCCGCGCGGCCCGGCCATCACGCGGCCCGCACCGGCGCCGTTCGCCGTGCGCGACACCGTCATCGTCCTCGAGGACCGGGTCCAGCTCCCGCGCGTCTATCTGGCGTGGCACGGCGTGAAGGAGTTCTCCGCGGACGACGCCGCCCTCGACATCGCGGCCTATGTGCTCAGCGGAGCCCGCAATTCCCGGCTCACGCAGGCCCTCGTGTACGACCGGGAGCTCGCCACGAACGTCAACGCCTTCAACTCATCCAAGCGGCTCGACGGCGACGTGCAGGTCGTGGCCACCGCGCGTCCCGGCGTCGGACTCGACACGCTCCAGCGGGTGATCGACAGCGAGCTCCGGCTGCTCGCCACCCGCGGGCCGAACGCCCGCGAGCTCGAGCAGGCCCGCAACGCCATCGAGGCCCAGTTCCTCCAGCGTCTCGAGTTCTCGTCCGCCAAGGCCGACCAGCTCAACGCCTACTTCTACGCCCACGGCACCCCGGACTGGTTCCAGCAGGACCTCGAACGCTACCGTCGCGTCACCGCTGCCGACGTGCAGCGCGTCGTCCGGAAGTATCTCCTCGGCGAGCGCGTCACCTTGAGCGTCGTGCCGCAGGGCAAGACCGGACTCGCCGCCACGCGGAGGATCGTCCAGTGATCCACCGCTCCCTCGCCTCCGCCCGCCTCATGCGTTCCCGTGCGTCGTTCGCCACCGTCACCGCGGTCCTCACGCTCCTGCCGCACGCGGCGTCGGCGCAGCAAGCGGCCTTCGACCGCACCCGTCCGCCCGCCCTCGGCGCCACGCCCGTGCTCACGGTCCCGACCGTCACCGAACGCCGGCTCCCCAACGGCCCCGCACTGAAGGTCGTGGAACACCGCGAGCTGCCGCTCGTGCAGGTCACGCTCACGGTCGCCGGCGGTGCCCGACTCGACCGCGACATGCCAGGCCTCGCGAGCTTCGCCGCGAATCTCCTCGACGAGGGCGCCGGTCGGCGTGACGCGAATGCGCTCCAGTCCGAACTCGCGTTCCTCGGGGCCTCGCTCTCCACGAGCGCCAACTGGGACGTGACCACCATCTCGCTCAAGGTCGCCAAGCGGAACCTCGATGCCGCGCTCGACCTCATGGCCGATGTGGTCCTCCGGCCCGCCTTCTCCGCCGCCGAGGTGCGCCGCCAGCGCGACCTCCGTCTCGCCTCGCTCATGCAGGCCAAGGACCAGCCGGGCACGCTCGCCGGCCTCGCCTTCAACCAGGCGCTCCACCCGGACGGTCATCCGTATCGCGCCGCACTCGGGGGCGACTCCATGTCCACTGCGCGTCTCGACTCCGCCACGGTCCGAGCGTTCTACGAGGGCAGCATCCGCCCCAATCGCGCCACCTTCTACGTGGTCGGGGACATCAGCGCCGACGAGGCCGAAGCGGCGCTCGGCAAGCGCTTCGCCGCGTGGCGCACCAGCGGCCCCGAGCGCCGGCCCGCCCCGGTGCTCGCGGCGGCCGCCAAGCCGCAGGGCCTCCAGCTCATCCTCGTCGACAAGCCCGGTGCCGCCCAGTCCATCATCACCGTCGGGACCACCGGCGTCGAGCGCACCAGCGCCGACCTCGCGGCCATCGAGGTCATGAACACGATCCTCGGCGGGTCGTTCTCCTCGCGCCTCAACTCCAACCTGCGCGAGACGAAGGGCTACACGTACGGGATCAGCTCGGGATTCGCGTATCGCCCGCTCGCCGGACCGTTCACCGTGAGTTCGGCCGTCCGCACCAACGTCACCGACAGCGCCCTCGTCGAGATCTTCAAGGAGCTCACGGCCATCCGCGATGTGCCGGTGAGCGCGGATGAGCTCGCGCGCGCCAAGGCCTACCTCGCGCTCGCCATCCCCGGCGACCTCGAGAGCACGTCGCAGATCGCCAGCGAACTCGCGTACCTCGCCAACTGGAACCTGCCCGTGAGCTGGCTGCAGGAGTACGTCACGCGGATCGAGCAGGTCACCGCCGCCGACGTGCAGCGCGTCGCACGGCAGTTCCTCCCGGCCCAGCAGGGCTACATCGTCGTCGTCGGTGATCTCGCCAAGGTCCGCGCGGGCATCGAGGCGCTGCGCCTCGGCCCCGTCACGGTGCGCGAGGTCGGCGCCATCGCCCGCGAATGACCGCACCGCGCGCCTTCCGCGTCGCGCTCCAGGGTGAGCTGGGCTCGTTCAGCGACGAGGCCATCCAGCAGCTCTGGGGCGAGGAGGCGGAACGCCTGCCGTATCGCGATTTCGCGGATGTCACCGCGGCCGTCGCGGCGGGCATCGCCGACCGCGGCGTGCTGCCGATCGAGAACACCATCGTCGGCTCGATCGCCGGCAGCCACGATGCGTTGAGCGACCTCGCGGGCTTCCATGCGGTCGCCGAGACGGTGGTCGCGGTGCATCACTGCATCCTCGCCGCGCCGGGCACGCCGTTCGACGGCATCACCTCGGTGCTCAGCCACCCGGTCGCGCTCGCGCAATGCGGGCTCTTCTTCGCGGAGCAGCCGCAGATCCAGGTGCACGCGGTCTACGACACCGCGGGCGCGGCGATGGACGTGTCGCGCATCGCCGATCCCACGGTCGCGGCGGTCGCGAGCCGCCGCGCCGCCGCCCACTACGGCCTCGAGGTCGTGCGCGCCGACATCGAGGATCGCCCCGACAACCAGACGCGCTTCATCGCCATCGCGCGAGAGGCGGTGCCCATCGAGCGCGGCACACCCGCGCGCACGATGATGAGCTTGCGGACCGCCGACACCCCGGGCGCACTTCTGCGCGCCCTCACGCCGCTCGCCGAGCACGGCGCCAACATCCGGCGTCTCGAGTCGCGCCCCACCGGTGAACCGTGGACGTACCGGTTCTACATCGAGTTCGACCACGAGGCCGGCGATCCCGCCGCCGACGCGGTCGTGCGCGACATCATCGCCAACAGTCGCGACGCGCGCTTCCTCGGCACCTATCCGCGCTGGAACCCCGGCCGTCGTGGCAGCGTGGGCTGGAAGCGCACGTAGCGCCCGGCGCGTATCGGCCGGGCCCTCGCGTCACGCCGGGCGGCGATACTCCGCGCTGATCACCGACTTGAGCCCGCCGCGCACGTTGAAGTCACCGACCACCTTGAGCGACTTCGGCCGCACCTTGGTGGCCAGGTCGTCGAGGATCCGGTTCACCACGCGCTCGTAGAAGATCCCGTCATTGCGGAAGCTCCAGAGATAGAGCTTCAGGCTCTTGAGCTCGATGCACTCGGCGCCCGGCACGTATGTGATGTTGATCGTCGCGAAATCCGGCGCGCCGCCCTTGAGCAGCGCGAGCTCCGCCGCGTCGGTCTCGATGCCGCCGAGCGGGCAGAGCGACGTGAACTCCGGCGTCGTCATGAAGATCTCGTAGTCCCGGTCGGGATACGGATTGGGGAACGTCTCGAGCAGTTCGGGCTGCGGCATGAGCGGATGGGAAGGTGAGGGCCGCGATGGCGGCGCCGGGCGCTCAGCGATCGCGGAGGCGCCGGGAATGATCATCGAGGACGCGGCGTTCCTCGTCGGTGAGCCGGTCGATCCCCTGCGCGGAGATCTTGTCGAGGATCGCGTCGATCGTCGGCGCGGGCGACGGAGGCTCCACCTTGGCGCGGCGGCGCGGGGCGGCACGACGCGCGGCCGCCGCATTCGTGCGGGAGACGACGTCGTCGATCGACTCGCGCTCGCGGGACCGGGAGCGCGGCATCGACTTCGGCACCGCGCGTGGCGGTTGGTCCTCGGGCGGTTCGTCGGGCAGCGCGGAGACGCCCTCGCGGAAGCGCTCCACCGAGAGCACCGGGGTCGCGCGCACGAACACCCAGGCCGTCGCCACGCCGCCCAGGTGCGCGAGGAACGCGAGGCCACCACCATCGCCCGACCGCAGGCCCACGAGCAGGATCATCGCGCCGACGATCGCCGTGAGCCAGCGTCCCGACACCTCGAATCCGCCCGCGGTGCCATGCTTGTCCGAACCCCAGCGGAGCGCGTATCCCGCCAGCGAAGCGAAGGCCGCGCCCGACGCGCCCAGCAGCAATGCGTCGCTCCCCGAGAGGAGTTGGAGCATCCAGCCGCCGAGCCCTGCGAGCGCGAGGAACACCGCGAAACGCCGCGCACCCCACCACGCCTCCAGCCGCGAGCCGAACAACGCGATCGCATACGCATTGAGCAACAGCAACGACAGGTCTCGGTGCACCAGCGGGAACGTCAGTGTCGTCCACCACCGCCCCGACTCCAGGTCGGCGCGACGGAAGCCGAGCACCGCCTGCACGTCGGCCGGCAGCACGACCGTCCACTGCAGGAACTCCACCGTGAGGAGCAACGCCACCGTCCATGCGACCACGCGGGGCAGTCGCGGCATCCGCGAGCGCCCCGGGTCCGGCATGGTCGGCAGCGACGCCCCGGCCATCGCCTATCGCAGCCCCGTCGGCGGCGGCAGGCGGAGGCCCAGCCGGGTGTCGGCGTGCGCGGCGACCGCCTGTTCCAGCACGCTCGCCCACCGCCGGTCGAGGACGTTGTACGCGTCCGGCGACTGGTACGGATGGATCACCACCTGGGTCTCCGCGCTCACGGCGTGCACCTCCTGCACGAGCCGCAGCAGCTGCGAGTCCGGCGTGTCCTCCTTGGCGACCAGCACCAGGGCATGCGCGCACTTGGCGGCCGCCGCCACGCCGATCGTCTGGATCGCGCGGTCGAACGAGGCCTCCCCGCCGCCGAACTCCACCGTCACCTGCACCATCGCGAGGAACGGGAGCAGTTCGTCCAGCGCCTCCGGCCGCTGCCCGTCGGTATCGAGCATCACCGGCAGCTTCGGCTTGGAGGCCGTGAAGGCGGAGAGCAGGAAGGGCACGCTCCCCAAGGGATCGCGTCCGCCGATCACGATCGAGTGGAACACCGACCGCGACTGCTGGCGGTCCAGTTCGCGGGTGAGCGCCGAGGCGATGTACATCGTCGCCGTCTCCGCTTCGCCGGCGAAGCGCACGAACAGCTGGCGCCGTCCGGCCCACGGCCCGAGGGACTGCACGCCCGCCGGCACGCCCGCGAGCGCTGCGGCCACCACCGTTGCCACGTCGTTCATCCGTTCTCTCCGTTCAGTCGTCGAGTGCCGCGCGCGCGATGCGCTCGCACAACTCGGGGAAACCCACGCCATCGGCCTGCGCCGCCTGCGGCACCAGGCTCGTTCCGGTCATGCCCGGGAGCGTGTTCGCTTCCAGGCAGTAGAGCCCACCATCCGGATGCAGGCGGAAGTCGATCCGCGCGCATCCGCCCAGCTTGAGCGCCTCGTACGCCACGCGGGCGAGGCGCTTCGTCTCGTCGCGCACCGGGTCCGGGAGCGGCGCGGGGAAGAGTTCCTCCGCCATCCCGGCCGTGTACTTGCACTCGTAGTCGTAAATCTCGTGCTTGGGGATGATTTCGCCAACCGGCATCACCCAGTCGCCGAGGATCCCCACCGTCAGTTCCCGCCCCGGAACATAGGTCTCCAGCATCACCTCGTCATCGTGCGCGAACGCCTGCGCGATCGCCGCCCCGAGCTGCTGGGTCGCTTTCACGATGCTGAGCCCCACCGTCGACCCCTGCTTCGACGGCTTCACCACGATCGGGAGTCCGAGCGCTGTCACCGCGCGCTCGGCATACGCCGGTGTCTCCCAGTCCCGCGGATCCCCCGCGCGCACCATCCACCAGTCCGCCGTCGGCACCCCCGCCGCGCGGAAGACGATCTTCGACAGGTCCTTGTCCATCGCGAGCGCGCTCGCCAGGTGTCCACTGCCGGTGTACGTGACCCCCGCGAGGTCGAACATCGCCTGGATCGTCCCGTCCTCGCCCGCGCCGCCATGCAGGGCCATCCAGACCACGTCCGCCGCCCGGGCCGCCGGCAGCACCGCGAAGGCATCACCCGACGGGTCGGCCTCCGTCACCTCGTGCCCCCGCGCGCGCAACGCGGCCGCCACGCGGCCGCCACTCGACAGTGACACCTCGCGCTCGGACGAGTCGCCGCCCTTCAGCAGCAGGATCCGCAACGCCGACATCTCAGCGCGCCATCAGGAACTGGAGGAGATCCGACCGCGTCAGGATCCCCTGCACCGTCCCATGCTCGCGCACGAGCACCGCCGGGTTGTTGCGACCGAGCATCTTCACGGCCGCGTCCACCGGCATCGCCACGTCCACCACCGGGAACGGATGGTCCATCACGTCCGCCACCGAGCGCTCGAGCACCTTCGTGTCCTCCAGCCCGCGCACGCTCAGCACGCTCTCGCTCACCGAGCCCACGCACGCCGCCCCATCCATCACCGGCAGCTGCGACACGTTGTGCAGGCTCATCAACCCGAGCGCCTGGCGCACCGACGCGCCGGGGATCGTGCTCACCAGCGCGGGGATCTCACCGCCCTTCGCCGCGAGCAGCTGCCCGAGCGTCATCTTCTCGGCGTCGAGCATCTGGTTCTCGCGCATCCATTCGTCGTTGAACACCTTCGAGAGATACCGCTCGCCGGTGTCGCACAGCACCGTGACCACGCAGGCCTCGGGATCATTGATCCGCCGCGCCACGCTCAGCGCCGCGTGCGCGATCATCCCCGCCGAGCCGCCGACGAAGAGCCCCTCCTCGCGCGTGAGCCGGCGCGCCATCGCGAAGGCATCGCGGTCGCTCACGCTCTGGTACTCGTCGATCACGCTCATGTCCATCGTGCCGGGCACCTTGTCCTGCCCCACGCCCTCCACCTTGTAGGGCGCGCCCTGCGGCTTGTTCGCCCCGTTCGAGCGCCACACCTCGGCGAGGATCGATCCCACCGGGTCCGCGCCCACGATCTGCACCTTCGGGTTCTTCTCCTTGAGGTACTTCCCCGTGCCGCTGATGGTGCCGCCCGTCCCGGCGCCCGCCACGAAGTGCGTGATCCGGCCGCCGGTCTGCTCCCAGAGCTCCGGGCCGGTGGTCTCGTAGTGCGCCTTCGGGTTGGTCATGTTGTAGAACTGGTTCGCGAGCACCGCGTTCGGCGTCTCGCTCGCGATCCGCTTCGCCATCGACGTGTAGCTGTCCGGGTGCTCGGCCGGCACCGCCGTCGGCGTGATGATCACCTCGGCGCCGAACGCCTTGAGGAGCCGCACCTTCTCCTGGCTCATCTTGTCCGGCATCGTGAAGATGCACTTGTAGCCCTTGAGCGCCGCCGCGAGCGCGAGGCCCACACCGGTGTTGCCGCTCGTCGCCTCCACCACCGTCCCGCCCGGCTTGAGCTGGCCTGTGCGCTCGAACTCCTCGATCATCGGCAACCCGATGCGGTCCTTCACGCTCCCGCCGGGATTGAAGAACTCCGCCTTGCCGTAGACCGGCGTCCGGATCCCCTGCGTCACCCGCGAGAGACGGATGAGGGGCGTCCACGCGATCGTCTCGAGGACGTTCGCGTAGGGCTGGCGGTGGCGCGTGTGGTCGGTCATGGCCGTGAGGGGGAAGATGGGAGGAGGGAACTCAGGAGCGGCCGCGCGCCTCGGCGGCGAGATCCGCGAGGAGCGAGAGGGCTTGCAGCGGGGTGAGCGCGTTGGGGTCCACGCCCTTGAGACGCTCGACGAGCGGGTCGGTGACGGCGAAGAGGCCGAGCTGGTCGGTCGGCGCACTCGGCGTCGCGCGGCGGGCCGTCCCGCCCACCCCGCCGAGCGCGGGGACGAGCTGCTCCCCCTCGAGCACGCGCAGCAACGCGCGCGCGCGCGCGATCACCGGGGCCGGGAGCCCCGCCAGGCGGCCGACCTCGATCCCGTAGGACCGGTCCGCGCCCCCCGGCTTGAGCCGATGCAGGAAGAGGATCCGCTCCCCGGCCTCCTGCACCGCGACATTATAGTTCCGAACTGATACGAATTCGTCCGCGAGCTGCGTGAGCTCGTGGTAGTGCGTCGCGAAGATCGTCTTGCACCCCACGCGCTCGTGCAGGTGCTCGCTCACCGCCCACGCGATGGAGAGCCCGTCCCAGGTGGCCGTGCCGCGGCCGATCTCGTCCAACAGGACGAGGCTCTGCGCCGTCGCCGTGTGCAGGATCGCGCTCGTCTCGCTCATCTCCACCATGAACGTCGACTGTCCGCGCACGAGGTTGTCGCTCGCCCCCACGCGCGTGAAGACGCGGTCGGCCACGCCCACCCGCGCCGACGCGGCCGGCACGTAGCTCCCCATCTGCGCCATCAGGACGAGCAGGCCGATCTGCCGCAGGATCGTGCTCTTGCCGGCCATGTTCGGGCCCGTGAGGATGATCATGCGCGCGTCGGGCGTGAGCGTGACGTCGTTCGGGATGAACTGGTCGCGCGGCATCATCCGCTCCACCACCGGATGCCGCCCGCGCACGATCTCCAGCGCCGGCCCGTCATCGACCACCGGCCGCACGTACCCTTCGCGCGCCGCCACCTCGGCCAGTGCGGCCAGCACGTCGAGCTCGGCGCACCGGCGCGCGATCGCCTGGAGCCGCGTCACCTGCGCCCCCAATCGCGCGCGCAGCGCCTCGAAGAGCTCGCGCTCGAGCGTCTCCATCCGCTCCGTCGCGTGCAGGACCTTCTCCTCGAACTCCTTCAGCGCCGGGGTGATGTAGCGCTCCGCGCCCGTCAGCGTCTGGCGACGCTGGTAGTCCGCCGGCACGAGGTCCTTGTTCGCGTTCGTGATCTCGATGTAATACCCGAAGACGCGATTGTACCCGACCTTGAGCGACGTGATGCCCGTGCGCGCGCGCTCCTCCGCCTGCAGCGCGGCGATCGCATCCTTCCCTCCCGTCGCGACGGCGCGCAGGTCGTCGAGGGTCGCATCCACTCCGGGCGCGATCGTCTCGCCGTCGCCGAACGCGAGCGGGGGACGCGCCACGAGCGTGCGCGCGATCTCCGCGGCCAGTTCCGGCGCGTCATCCCACGAGGCGGCGAGTGCCGCGAGTGTGCCGCCCACGCCGGTGCGCCGCAGTGCGGCGATGACCTCGGGGAGCCGCGCGAGTGAGTCGCCGAGCGCCCGGACATCGCGCGGCGTCGCGCGGCCGGCCGCCGTGCGTCCCGCGAGACGCTCGACGTCCCGCACGCCGTCGAGCGCCTC
This window of the Gemmatimonadota bacterium genome carries:
- a CDS encoding insulinase family protein, with the translated sequence MLRTLLAACLLAAPIVGTAQGAPLRVPATVDTLPNGLTLIVHEDPSVPVVTTNVWFHVGSGDEKVGRTGFAHLFEHLMFMGSKNAPYPQFDRLLEAAGANNNGSTNGDRTNYYESGPTSALPLMLWLEADRLGWLLETMDGPKVDLQRDVVKNERRQSYENQPYGLAFENLMPALYPAGHPYSWSTIGSMTDLSAASLEDVKDFFRTYYAPNNATIVVAGAVKADSVRQLVRAMFSEIPRGPAITRPAPAPFAVRDTVIVLEDRVQLPRVYLAWHGVKEFSADDAALDIAAYVLSGARNSRLTQALVYDRELATNVNAFNSSKRLDGDVQVVATARPGVGLDTLQRVIDSELRLLATRGPNARELEQARNAIEAQFLQRLEFSSAKADQLNAYFYAHGTPDWFQQDLERYRRVTAADVQRVVRKYLLGERVTLSVVPQGKTGLAATRRIVQ
- a CDS encoding insulinase family protein codes for the protein MIHRSLASARLMRSRASFATVTAVLTLLPHAASAQQAAFDRTRPPALGATPVLTVPTVTERRLPNGPALKVVEHRELPLVQVTLTVAGGARLDRDMPGLASFAANLLDEGAGRRDANALQSELAFLGASLSTSANWDVTTISLKVAKRNLDAALDLMADVVLRPAFSAAEVRRQRDLRLASLMQAKDQPGTLAGLAFNQALHPDGHPYRAALGGDSMSTARLDSATVRAFYEGSIRPNRATFYVVGDISADEAEAALGKRFAAWRTSGPERRPAPVLAAAAKPQGLQLILVDKPGAAQSIITVGTTGVERTSADLAAIEVMNTILGGSFSSRLNSNLRETKGYTYGISSGFAYRPLAGPFTVSSAVRTNVTDSALVEIFKELTAIRDVPVSADELARAKAYLALAIPGDLESTSQIASELAYLANWNLPVSWLQEYVTRIEQVTAADVQRVARQFLPAQQGYIVVVGDLAKVRAGIEALRLGPVTVREVGAIARE
- a CDS encoding ACT domain-containing protein — translated: MTAPRAFRVALQGELGSFSDEAIQQLWGEEAERLPYRDFADVTAAVAAGIADRGVLPIENTIVGSIAGSHDALSDLAGFHAVAETVVAVHHCILAAPGTPFDGITSVLSHPVALAQCGLFFAEQPQIQVHAVYDTAGAAMDVSRIADPTVAAVASRRAAAHYGLEVVRADIEDRPDNQTRFIAIAREAVPIERGTPARTMMSLRTADTPGALLRALTPLAEHGANIRRLESRPTGEPWTYRFYIEFDHEAGDPAADAVVRDIIANSRDARFLGTYPRWNPGRRGSVGWKRT
- the queF gene encoding NADPH-dependent 7-cyano-7-deazaguanine reductase QueF, giving the protein MPQPELLETFPNPYPDRDYEIFMTTPEFTSLCPLGGIETDAAELALLKGGAPDFATINITYVPGAECIELKSLKLYLWSFRNDGIFYERVVNRILDDLATKVRPKSLKVVGDFNVRGGLKSVISAEYRRPA
- a CDS encoding rhomboid family intramembrane serine protease, producing the protein MPRLPRVVAWTVALLLTVEFLQWTVVLPADVQAVLGFRRADLESGRWWTTLTFPLVHRDLSLLLLNAYAIALFGSRLEAWWGARRFAVFLALAGLGGWMLQLLSGSDALLLGASGAAFASLAGYALRWGSDKHGTAGGFEVSGRWLTAIVGAMILLVGLRSGDGGGLAFLAHLGGVATAWVFVRATPVLSVERFREGVSALPDEPPEDQPPRAVPKSMPRSRSRERESIDDVVSRTNAAAARRAAPRRRAKVEPPSPAPTIDAILDKISAQGIDRLTDEERRVLDDHSRRLRDR
- a CDS encoding D-alanine--D-alanine ligase, giving the protein MSALRILLLKGGDSSEREVSLSSGGRVAAALRARGHEVTEADPSGDAFAVLPAARAADVVWMALHGGAGEDGTIQAMFDLAGVTYTGSGHLASALAMDKDLSKIVFRAAGVPTADWWMVRAGDPRDWETPAYAERAVTALGLPIVVKPSKQGSTVGLSIVKATQQLGAAIAQAFAHDDEVMLETYVPGRELTVGILGDWVMPVGEIIPKHEIYDYECKYTAGMAEELFPAPLPDPVRDETKRLARVAYEALKLGGCARIDFRLHPDGGLYCLEANTLPGMTGTSLVPQAAQADGVGFPELCERIARAALDD
- a CDS encoding cystathionine beta-synthase translates to MTDHTRHRQPYANVLETIAWTPLIRLSRVTQGIRTPVYGKAEFFNPGGSVKDRIGLPMIEEFERTGQLKPGGTVVEATSGNTGVGLALAAALKGYKCIFTMPDKMSQEKVRLLKAFGAEVIITPTAVPAEHPDSYTSMAKRIASETPNAVLANQFYNMTNPKAHYETTGPELWEQTGGRITHFVAGAGTGGTISGTGKYLKEKNPKVQIVGADPVGSILAEVWRSNGANKPQGAPYKVEGVGQDKVPGTMDMSVIDEYQSVSDRDAFAMARRLTREEGLFVGGSAGMIAHAALSVARRINDPEACVVTVLCDTGERYLSKVFNDEWMRENQMLDAEKMTLGQLLAAKGGEIPALVSTIPGASVRQALGLMSLHNVSQLPVMDGAACVGSVSESVLSVRGLEDTKVLERSVADVMDHPFPVVDVAMPVDAAVKMLGRNNPAVLVREHGTVQGILTRSDLLQFLMAR
- the mutS gene encoding DNA mismatch repair protein MutS, yielding MAQYREIKARHPNAILFFRMGDFYEMFYEDAEVASRALDLTLTSRNNGGATEVPLAGVPVKAASEYLRRLVQQGHRVAICEQIEDPRFAKGIVKRAVIETVTPGAAFSDDLLDVGRNNYLCALHALGGEVGIAAADLSTGELRLVRCLAGDADASLARLAPREVIVAGATDGRTTGAAALAETLAASSGALLTVREAWEFEPALAEDALATQYAVQSLEGFGIGAADAVAVGAAGALLRYLRELQPGGLPHLARPIVERPGGTMPLDEMTRRNLELTESLRATGDTSGTLLGVLDRTQTPMGARALRQWILAPLTEVGAITARLDAVTSLFTDALARAALREALDGVRDVERLAGRTAAGRATPRDVRALGDSLARLPEVIAALRRTGVGGTLAALAASWDDAPELAAEIARTLVARPPLAFGDGETIAPGVDATLDDLRAVATGGKDAIAALQAEERARTGITSLKVGYNRVFGYYIEITNANKDLVPADYQRRQTLTGAERYITPALKEFEEKVLHATERMETLERELFEALRARLGAQVTRLQAIARRCAELDVLAALAEVAAREGYVRPVVDDGPALEIVRGRHPVVERMMPRDQFIPNDVTLTPDARMIILTGPNMAGKSTILRQIGLLVLMAQMGSYVPAASARVGVADRVFTRVGASDNLVRGQSTFMVEMSETSAILHTATAQSLVLLDEIGRGTATWDGLSIAWAVSEHLHERVGCKTIFATHYHELTQLADEFVSVRNYNVAVQEAGERILFLHRLKPGGADRSYGIEVGRLAGLPAPVIARARALLRVLEGEQLVPALGGVGGTARRATPSAPTDQLGLFAVTDPLVERLKGVDPNALTPLQALSLLADLAAEARGRS